A DNA window from Undibacterium sp. YM2 contains the following coding sequences:
- a CDS encoding pyridoxal-phosphate dependent enzyme — protein sequence MYGGSKVRNLEYFFGDAIAKGATSVATMGPLGSHQVLATATFARIHGLHARALLTPQPNVHEAGLNKRLLPALGMEFLRCERFLDVPMAFLRIRYRRHQGQRPYWIPPGSHHPIGVLGVIEGALEIAAAIKSGELPMIDDIVVPTGTCATASGVWLGLAMAGLPIRVVAVRMVPMMITGPGKMKKLAMKTLALLREAGYTKEPQFGDILWVDDFAAPGYGQSNADADAAAQEVAEASNFRTETTYISKTLAMFRKSTLQGRRVLFWNTYSAVDPDPSTICAKAAA from the coding sequence ATCTATGGCGGCAGCAAGGTCAGGAACCTCGAATATTTCTTTGGTGATGCAATAGCCAAAGGCGCGACCAGTGTCGCCACCATGGGGCCACTTGGCAGTCATCAGGTATTGGCGACTGCCACCTTTGCCCGTATCCATGGCCTGCATGCACGCGCCTTGCTGACACCGCAACCGAATGTACATGAGGCTGGCTTGAACAAGCGCCTGTTGCCAGCACTGGGCATGGAATTCCTGCGCTGTGAACGCTTCCTTGATGTGCCCATGGCTTTCCTGCGCATACGTTATCGTCGCCATCAGGGGCAGCGCCCTTACTGGATACCACCAGGCTCGCATCATCCCATAGGCGTGCTGGGCGTCATCGAAGGTGCGCTGGAAATTGCGGCGGCCATCAAAAGCGGTGAGCTGCCCATGATAGATGACATCGTCGTCCCCACCGGTACTTGCGCTACCGCATCCGGCGTCTGGCTGGGCTTGGCAATGGCGGGTTTGCCTATACGTGTGGTAGCGGTGCGCATGGTGCCCATGATGATCACTGGCCCAGGCAAGATGAAAAAGCTGGCGATGAAAACCCTGGCCCTGTTGCGCGAAGCTGGTTATACCAAAGAGCCACAGTTTGGCGACATACTCTGGGTTGATGACTTTGCCGCACCAGGTTATGGGCAAAGCAATGCGGACGCCGACGCAGCCGCCCAAGAAGTGGCAGAAGCCAGTAACTTCCGCACCGAGACCACCTATATCTCCAAGACACTGGCGATGTTCCGCAAGTCCACCCTGCAAGGGCGGCGCGTGTTGTTCTGGAATACCTATAGTGCGGTTGATCCTGATCCTTCCACCATTTGTGCAAAGGCGGCAGCATGA
- a CDS encoding non-ribosomal peptide synthetase, with the protein MEMVFPLTAMQQGMLFHHLREPASAAYFQQLQVRLQGEINTAKLQQAWEAVIAHHCALRMRFLWAGDQPRQQLQAAIVLPFKVVDYSHLPKQEHEALRQQFLQADSQQGFALDSAPLMRVSILRWAEHEWEMVWSHHHLILDGWASGLVLAAVAQRYADLLQGKAVSLPAERPYTDFLQWLGKRDNLAAEDYWRHSLRGFEQATSLPVLKRNTGAAAKVLAFENLLSADDFSALSVLSQTTGVTTVSAIMACWGLLLSRYAGSKDVLFGVTTSGRPAELDGVEQMVGLFINTIPLRIKHGTDHSIVNLLTDVHRHLAASREHEHSSLSRIAEWSELPSGHALFDTIVVYENYPLAVQGNKLGNASIIDYYLQEESNYPLTLIVESKDDGMHLRLLADTARIEPATAQAMLEQYRFLLQQLAHASGEQAVRDIHLLTAEQRELQLQQWNDTACTYDTTATLASIFIDQAARTPNATTLIDAQGSMSYASLQERVSQVVHAINTLGLSANSPVAVRLTRDREMLVALLAVVASGHHYVPIEPQLPAVRVMAIFDSLPVRSILTVSSLMESTQALANERQLQVVCVDQTTALPVAALQNQARPQDPAYVIFTSGSTGKPKGVLVLHQKAINLIEWVNHTFDIGAQDKLLFVTSPAFDLSVYDIFGILAAGGIVRIASEAEIADPERLLKIIETENISFWDSAPAALWQLESLLPQRSATSRLRLIFLSGDWIPLALPDRMKAAFPGVCVVALGGATEATIWSNYHIVGELQPDWVSVPYGRPIQNARYYILDADLQPLPVGLPGDLYIGGDCLAEGYVGQPELTAERFLHDPHARPDQKDARMYKTGDRARFYPDGVMEFLGRLDNQVKIRGFRIELGEIEIAMGRHAAIRDAICIVHDHNDGGPASGKSDKELIVYYVLHPGQNLGAEELRLYLQAQLPASMLPSHFLQLDSVPVSVNGKVDRKNLPLPERKDNAYVTQQAGTDAVQDIIAAAWSEVLSVPGVHATDDFFALGGHSLRATAVMARLRAAFAVDLPLRLIFEYTTLQTLAAAVRELLSGHAQAQAVTLPTLNRTQGLPLSRAQSRLWFLHQMEPASANYNVALAARLDGNLDQAAFQRAVQQVVVRHEIFNLRIQKQGQGAVMQAVADEASLAIHVEDVSAQNLDETQINTRLKQLASQPFDLENERPVRLSLLLNGDQQAYVLILIHHIATDGWAIALFAQELLQAYAAEVSNTQAFAEPALQYADFSHWWEQQVQQQYMNKEMQYWKQQLAALPRLNLPTDFPRPANSSHAGTRISFGLDAKLSDDLRRVARQHSATLFMLLLTAFEVVLRYRSGQDDIVVGSDIAGRDHPLAEKIQGFFVNQLVLRSNFADCNSFADMLGKVRQTSLQAYFNQHLPFDLLVQELNPPRDAGGMPLFQHKFVLQNAPLAQLDNQHFQIQAVDLHTDTAKYDLLLTVIDEPQMHATLEFSTELFTAATAQSIQREFIAVLGQVAAAASISYASLASMLSLDGAERQEAAKRDLRKSGLQRLKELRKPGVTT; encoded by the coding sequence ATGGAAATGGTTTTTCCCCTGACGGCCATGCAACAAGGCATGCTGTTTCACCATCTGCGTGAACCGGCCAGTGCTGCTTATTTCCAGCAATTGCAGGTACGCCTGCAAGGTGAGATCAATACAGCAAAGCTACAGCAAGCCTGGGAAGCTGTCATCGCCCATCACTGCGCCTTGCGCATGCGCTTCCTTTGGGCGGGAGACCAGCCACGCCAGCAATTGCAGGCTGCAATCGTCCTGCCATTCAAAGTTGTCGATTACAGCCATTTACCAAAGCAAGAACATGAAGCCTTGCGCCAGCAATTCTTGCAGGCAGACAGCCAGCAAGGCTTTGCACTGGATAGCGCGCCGCTGATGCGCGTCAGCATATTGCGTTGGGCTGAACATGAATGGGAGATGGTCTGGAGCCATCATCACCTGATACTCGATGGCTGGGCATCCGGCCTGGTGCTGGCTGCGGTGGCGCAACGGTATGCAGATTTATTGCAGGGCAAGGCAGTCAGCCTGCCAGCAGAGCGCCCTTATACCGATTTTTTACAGTGGCTGGGTAAGCGCGATAACCTGGCGGCAGAAGATTACTGGCGTCATTCCCTGCGCGGCTTTGAGCAGGCGACCAGCTTGCCGGTGCTGAAACGCAATACGGGAGCCGCTGCAAAAGTCCTGGCTTTTGAAAATCTGCTGTCTGCTGATGACTTTAGTGCATTATCAGTTCTGTCGCAAACAACCGGAGTGACCACTGTCAGTGCCATCATGGCTTGCTGGGGTTTGCTCTTGTCAAGATATGCAGGTAGCAAGGATGTGCTGTTTGGTGTCACCACTTCTGGTCGCCCTGCTGAACTGGATGGGGTAGAGCAGATGGTAGGTCTGTTCATCAATACCATTCCGCTCCGCATCAAACATGGCACTGACCACAGCATTGTCAACCTGCTGACCGATGTACACAGACACCTGGCCGCATCGCGTGAACATGAACACAGCAGCCTTAGCCGCATTGCCGAATGGAGTGAACTGCCATCGGGCCATGCGTTGTTTGACACTATCGTCGTCTATGAAAATTACCCGCTGGCGGTGCAGGGCAATAAACTCGGTAATGCCAGCATCATTGATTACTATTTGCAGGAAGAATCGAATTATCCGCTGACCTTGATTGTCGAGTCCAAAGATGATGGCATGCACTTACGCCTGCTGGCAGACACTGCCCGTATAGAGCCTGCAACAGCGCAAGCCATGCTAGAGCAATATCGCTTCTTGTTGCAGCAACTCGCGCATGCCAGTGGTGAACAAGCCGTCAGGGATATTCACCTGCTGACAGCAGAGCAACGTGAACTGCAACTGCAGCAATGGAATGACACTGCCTGCACTTATGACACTACGGCCACGCTGGCGAGTATTTTCATAGACCAGGCAGCACGCACGCCGAATGCCACAACCCTTATCGATGCGCAAGGCAGCATGAGCTATGCGAGTTTGCAAGAAAGGGTCAGCCAGGTGGTACATGCCATCAATACCCTGGGATTGAGCGCAAATTCACCAGTCGCCGTCAGGCTCACGCGTGACCGCGAAATGCTGGTTGCCTTGCTGGCTGTGGTCGCTAGCGGCCATCACTATGTGCCGATAGAACCGCAACTGCCTGCCGTCCGTGTCATGGCAATTTTTGATAGCCTGCCAGTGCGCAGCATATTGACGGTCAGCAGTTTGATGGAGAGCACGCAGGCCCTGGCAAATGAGCGGCAATTGCAAGTCGTCTGTGTTGACCAGACAACGGCTTTGCCAGTCGCAGCCTTGCAAAACCAGGCGCGTCCGCAAGACCCGGCTTATGTAATCTTTACTTCAGGTTCCACTGGCAAGCCCAAGGGCGTACTGGTCTTGCATCAAAAAGCCATCAACCTTATAGAGTGGGTGAACCACACATTTGATATAGGCGCGCAGGACAAGCTCTTGTTCGTCACTTCACCTGCATTTGATTTGTCGGTGTATGACATATTTGGCATATTAGCCGCAGGCGGTATCGTCAGGATCGCCAGTGAAGCCGAGATTGCAGACCCTGAGCGTTTACTGAAAATAATAGAAACTGAAAATATCAGCTTCTGGGATTCAGCCCCGGCAGCCTTGTGGCAACTGGAATCATTATTGCCGCAGCGCTCAGCGACTTCCAGGTTGCGCCTGATCTTCCTCAGTGGTGACTGGATACCACTGGCCCTGCCAGACCGCATGAAGGCAGCTTTCCCAGGCGTCTGCGTCGTTGCGCTGGGTGGTGCAACCGAAGCAACGATCTGGTCTAATTACCATATCGTTGGAGAGCTACAGCCAGACTGGGTCAGCGTTCCTTATGGCAGACCGATACAAAATGCCCGCTACTACATACTTGATGCAGACTTGCAGCCATTGCCTGTGGGCCTGCCCGGCGACTTGTATATAGGCGGTGATTGCCTGGCCGAAGGCTATGTTGGCCAGCCTGAGTTGACGGCAGAACGCTTCCTGCATGATCCCCATGCCAGGCCAGATCAAAAAGATGCACGTATGTACAAGACCGGTGACCGTGCGCGGTTTTATCCTGATGGCGTCATGGAATTCCTGGGTCGTCTTGATAACCAGGTCAAGATACGCGGTTTTCGCATAGAGCTGGGCGAGATAGAAATCGCCATGGGCAGGCATGCAGCGATACGCGATGCGATTTGCATAGTGCATGACCATAATGATGGCGGCCCGGCCTCGGGCAAATCTGATAAGGAATTGATTGTCTACTACGTCCTTCATCCCGGTCAGAACCTGGGGGCAGAGGAATTGCGCCTGTATCTGCAAGCTCAACTGCCAGCCAGCATGTTGCCCTCGCATTTCTTGCAGCTGGATAGCGTGCCAGTGTCAGTCAATGGCAAGGTAGATAGAAAAAACCTGCCACTGCCTGAGCGCAAGGACAATGCATACGTAACGCAGCAGGCTGGTACTGATGCGGTACAAGACATCATCGCGGCGGCATGGTCAGAAGTATTGTCTGTGCCAGGCGTGCATGCCACTGATGATTTTTTTGCCCTGGGTGGACATTCATTGCGTGCAACCGCCGTCATGGCGAGGTTGCGCGCAGCCTTCGCGGTGGACCTGCCTTTGCGCCTGATATTTGAATATACGACATTGCAAACTCTGGCCGCAGCAGTGCGCGAATTATTGAGCGGTCATGCGCAAGCACAGGCAGTGACTTTGCCCACATTGAATCGCACTCAGGGTTTGCCTTTGTCACGCGCGCAATCGCGCCTGTGGTTTTTGCACCAGATGGAACCAGCCAGCGCCAACTATAATGTAGCACTGGCGGCACGGCTGGATGGCAATCTGGACCAGGCTGCTTTCCAGCGCGCTGTACAACAAGTGGTGGTGCGCCATGAAATATTCAACTTGCGCATACAAAAGCAAGGGCAGGGTGCTGTCATGCAGGCCGTGGCTGATGAGGCTAGTCTGGCAATTCATGTCGAAGATGTCAGTGCACAAAATCTGGATGAAACACAGATCAATACCAGACTCAAACAACTGGCCAGCCAACCCTTTGATCTGGAAAATGAAAGACCGGTACGCCTGAGCCTCCTGCTCAATGGCGACCAGCAAGCCTATGTGCTGATACTGATACACCATATCGCCACCGATGGCTGGGCGATTGCCCTGTTTGCACAAGAACTCTTGCAGGCATATGCTGCTGAAGTAAGCAACACTCAAGCATTTGCGGAGCCCGCGTTGCAATATGCCGATTTCAGCCACTGGTGGGAACAGCAGGTACAACAGCAGTACATGAACAAGGAAATGCAATACTGGAAGCAGCAACTGGCTGCCTTGCCACGTCTAAACTTGCCTACCGATTTCCCTCGTCCGGCAAACAGCAGCCATGCTGGTACACGCATCAGCTTCGGGCTTGATGCCAAACTGTCCGATGATTTGCGCCGTGTCGCACGTCAGCACTCAGCTACGCTGTTCATGCTCTTGTTGACGGCTTTTGAAGTTGTCCTGCGCTACAGGTCTGGCCAGGATGATATTGTGGTTGGCAGCGATATCGCAGGCCGGGATCATCCGCTGGCAGAAAAAATCCAGGGCTTTTTCGTCAATCAACTGGTCTTGCGCAGCAATTTTGCTGATTGCAACAGCTTTGCCGATATGCTGGGCAAGGTCAGGCAAACCAGCTTGCAAGCTTATTTCAACCAGCATCTGCCATTTGATTTACTGGTGCAGGAATTGAACCCGCCACGCGATGCCGGTGGCATGCCGCTATTCCAGCACAAGTTTGTTTTGCAAAATGCACCGCTGGCGCAACTCGATAACCAGCACTTCCAGATACAGGCAGTCGATTTGCATACCGATACGGCCAAATACGATTTGCTGCTGACTGTCATTGATGAGCCACAAATGCATGCCACACTGGAATTTAGTACCGAATTATTTACTGCAGCAACTGCACAAAGCATACAGCGAGAATTTATCGCCGTGCTGGGTCAGGTCGCCGCCGCCGCCAGTATCAGCTATGCCAGTCTGGCGAGCATGTTGTCACTCGATGGTGCAGAACGCCAGGAAGCGGCAAAACGTGACTTGCGCAAAAGTGGCTTGCAAAGACTGAAAGAATTGCGCAAGCCTGGGGTAACCACATGA